ATATGGCAAAAAAGGAAGGAATAAATATTTCCTTTCCTTATCGTACAGACGCATTGCCATGCGTCTCAGACTTATCTTCTAACAAACAGGAAAAAAGTGATTTCCTTCCGGAAAGCACCTATTCCAATTTGCCGAATATTCTTGCCGAATCCTGCGAGATTTACCCAACAAAACGCGAACGAGACATATTTTTTGTTGGAGCTCTTTCTATTTTAAGCGGGTGCCTCCCAAATACGCAAGGCAACTATGCAGGAAAAGAATATTCTCCAAATCTATTTTCCTTTATCATAGCTCCTGCTGCCAGCGGCAAAGGATGTTTAAATCATGCCAAAATGTTAGCTCAAAAATGGCACGATTCCATATTACAACAAAGTCGCGATGCCTTAAAAAAATATGAAATAGAATTACAAAACTATCAAGCAATTCCACCAAAACAACGCGCAAACATCGAACCGCCCGAAAAACCACCTTTTCAACTTCTCTTTATTCCTGCCGATTCAAGCTCGGCAGCTATTATTCAAACATTAATGGAATGCAACGAAAAAGGAATCATTTGCGAAACCGAAGCCGATACACTCACTACAACTTTTAAACAAGATTGGGGCGGATATTCCGACCTATTGCGTAAAGTATACGAACACGAACCAATTACCTACAAACGCAAAACAAACCATGAATACATAGAGATAAAAGACCCCAAACTATCCGTAGTACTTTCAGGAACACCCGGTCAAGTTCACTCGCTGCTAGGATCTTCCGAAAATGGATTATTCAGCCGTTTTCTATTCTATAATTTTAAAGATAATCCTGTATGGAAAGATGTTTCCCCAAGTGCCAACCGCATCAATTACAAAGAGTTTTTCACAAAACAATCCGATAAAGTATATGAAATGGTACAAACACTTAAACAATATCCTACTATTGTTGACCTTTCCAATGAGCAATGGGAAAAACTAAACAACAATTTCACCGAAAAAATGAAACACATCACCACATTCTATCCTGAAAGTGCAACCGCATCATTAAAACGATTAGGTTCTATGTGCTTCCGAATCTGCATGCTATTAACAACATTACGCAAGATCGATGATGGTGATACAACTTCGCAGCTTATCTGTTCAGACCACGA
This genomic interval from uncultured Marinifilum sp. contains the following:
- a CDS encoding DUF3987 domain-containing protein; protein product: MTKSKFEINNWINKDSKQLNICKNILPYVSNPNTKHSPSEEGLGEVLTDLEQITQRIETTQTDITHDYNNWLNIGFALSHQLQEKGREYYHRISKFHPEYNPKECDDQYNKCLKSNKEGITIKSLFYMAKKEGINISFPYRTDALPCVSDLSSNKQEKSDFLPESTYSNLPNILAESCEIYPTKRERDIFFVGALSILSGCLPNTQGNYAGKEYSPNLFSFIIAPAASGKGCLNHAKMLAQKWHDSILQQSRDALKKYEIELQNYQAIPPKQRANIEPPEKPPFQLLFIPADSSSAAIIQTLMECNEKGIICETEADTLTTTFKQDWGGYSDLLRKVYEHEPITYKRKTNHEYIEIKDPKLSVVLSGTPGQVHSLLGSSENGLFSRFLFYNFKDNPVWKDVSPSANRINYKEFFTKQSDKVYEMVQTLKQYPTIVDLSNEQWEKLNNNFTEKMKHITTFYPESATASLKRLGSMCFRICMLLTTLRKIDDGDTTSQLICSDHDFDNAMNLINCFLEHTLEIYQHLPQEKKEGGQEPLLRFYNTLPHHFTRQEAIQIGKNLQLAERTTDRYLKKLKGSYLNMIKPGHYQKI